Proteins co-encoded in one Bradyrhizobium sp. 170 genomic window:
- a CDS encoding DUF2846 domain-containing protein has protein sequence MYIGRPYTFHTSVFALPIQVDNKPLMSLPPGKYTAVELAPGPHSVGSPNEAWTRAISGVPHSANFAVEAGKVYYLLPKGWAEDAGYSYTMVGSVVVPQRTATTHTTFSVQAAAASAAPPPEFDKLSYTKVP, from the coding sequence GTGTATATCGGGCGCCCGTACACCTTCCACACCAGCGTTTTCGCGCTTCCCATTCAGGTCGACAACAAACCGCTGATGTCGCTCCCGCCCGGTAAGTATACGGCCGTCGAGCTGGCGCCCGGTCCGCACAGCGTCGGCTCGCCCAATGAGGCATGGACCCGGGCGATTTCGGGCGTACCGCATTCCGCGAATTTCGCGGTCGAGGCCGGCAAGGTTTACTATCTGCTGCCGAAGGGCTGGGCCGAAGATGCCGGTTACTCGTATACGATGGTGGGCTCCGTCGTCGTGCCGCAGAGAACTGCCACCACTCACACCACCTTCTCAGTTCAGGCCGCCGCCGCGAGCGCTGCGCCGCCGCCGGAATTCGACAAGCTGAGCTACACCAAGGTGCCTTAG
- a CDS encoding helix-turn-helix domain-containing protein, whose product MPRDYLGDLYLGADCVPVPEIPLSESQGLSPHQIVPMLIGSTVEAIERELVLQTLARCHGNRTHAARVLGLSVRTMRNKIRQYATDGVDIPAPS is encoded by the coding sequence ATGCCCCGGGATTATCTTGGCGACCTGTACCTTGGCGCGGACTGTGTTCCCGTGCCCGAGATTCCGCTGTCGGAATCTCAAGGCCTTTCACCCCACCAGATCGTGCCGATGCTGATCGGCTCCACGGTCGAGGCGATCGAGCGCGAGCTCGTGCTGCAGACGCTGGCGCGCTGCCACGGCAATCGCACCCACGCCGCCCGCGTGCTCGGACTTTCGGTGCGCACGATGCGGAATAAGATCCGGCAGTATGCGACTGACGGCGTCGACATTCCCGCGCCCAGCTAG